The following is a genomic window from Chionomys nivalis chromosome 24, mChiNiv1.1, whole genome shotgun sequence.
AACTTTGATGCTATCTATATTTTGGTCTGTCGTCAACTCCTAGTTTGAGGTGAGCAGTAAGAGTCTTGTTACATAGCAGTAGAATGAAGAGTTCTATGGAAATATGTCCAGGAGTGGTATACTGGATCATATGGCGAATTCTTTCTACCTTTGTGCAGAAACTCCACACTTACTGCCCTAGTGGCTATGCCAATCTGCACCTGTACCAACAGTGAGTGgtcccctttctctgtttccacgtatttgtttctctgatcttaACCATTATGAGTGGGGTAAGGTGAAATCTCAGGGcagttttattttgaatttcctTCATGGATAAAGatgttgaaataaaaaagaagtgttttttcttttctttcattgaaaaaagattcttttatacaatatattttgatcatggttttcctccctctacttcccccagtttctcctccctATCTCTCATGCCCTCTGAATCCAACCCTTAATGATTCAtcatagagtaaaaacaaaaggCTTCTAAAGAATAATAGAATAAAGTATaataatacaaaatgaaaaccaaagaaacctaataaggaaaaacaaacaaaaagaaggggaaaagctgaagaaaaggcacaagaagcaCATTCAACAAttccaaaaaaaaccaaaatcaaaagcCATAATACATACCCAAAACACTCTGCCTCAtcttctgcagggttctctgCTCCCTGAGGGGatagatttgatggagacatcacaTTTAGGGTTAAGtatttaaaagtttctcattttctgtctattgtctgcatgtgggtctctgtatttcttctcaTCTGCTTCAGACagaagcttccctgatgatgactgagcaaggcactaATCCATGATATTATATATgtgaaggggtgttagatttttgtttaatgctttttcagcatctaatgatatGATCATATAGTATTCTGGATAGacaccatataccaaaattaaatcaagagcaggtgaacaatttaaatagacctataacctgcaaggaaatagaagcagtcatcaaaagcttcccaatcaaaaaaagcccaggccCACAATTCTACCTTCCAGtgcttcaaagaaaagctaatacctatactcctacaCTTGTTCCACATAATAGCAGTAGAAGGAACactgtcaaagtctttttaggaGGCTACAGTTCTCCTGAtaatgaaacacacaaagactcaaacaagaaagagaattacagaccaatctcactcatgaacatacacgcaaaaatactcaataaaatactggcaaaccaaatccaaaaacacataaaaaaaaatcatccaccatgatcaagttgacttcatcccagaaatACAAGAATGGTTCAACCTATGAAAatataatacttttattaatttcttgagacTCTCATAATCCATTTTGATCACACTAACCCACATACTCCACCTCTAATTGCTCTTAGATCCACAACCAAATTCTTACCCAGTTTTAtgtattctgttttgctttgtttttaacagCTCACTAGGTCCAATTTTTGCAGTCCATAAACTCTACATGTGTGGAGCCATCCACTGACACATAGTCAAGCTACCAGGGACCACACGCTGTAAATAAAATCTGTTCATCCTTGTAGCATTGTTAAGTCAATAGATTCTTAGCTAGGGCTATGGTGTTGAGATCCTTTTCCACTTACATAGGGAAAtatttactgacttgctcttgTTCATAACATTTGTGCTATTATTTTATCCATGGTCATTTGTAAATCTCAAGGTAGAATCTTCCTCCACAAAGAATTTTCCCACATGCTTATCAAAAGTTACTATGTAACTAGAAATCTgaaaattatttcatgtctgCCAAAGTAAATAATGTAAGAAATCTTTTGTCAGTTCTGGTTTACAGTTATTTGATTAGTGACCCTTTGTTTTATACATTTAAGAACAAAAGATTGCTGTGGATGTTTTAAATTCACAGTTATCatgagtaaaattaaaaatacaggaaCAGTAATTAAGCTTTCCTATAACAATTTACTGATGACAAAGAAGAATCACATATGATCAGGTGACAAAAATGTCAAACTACAgtgaaagaaaattaatgaaagtaATAAGGATAAGGGTTGTTTATCAActgaattcacagatatccatAATTTTCCAATTTGCCAGCTGTAAGCAAAAGGGCAAAACAGGTGAAAACCATTTGGAAACAACAGCAATAGCAACACGAAGACATTAGAAAATTTGCTAATGATTTTGGCGCCTCCCAGTGGAAATGCAGTTACTTATGCTCTTGTTGGTACTGGCAGAGGTGTGGGTCCCATAATAACAGAAGCGAGTAGGCCTACACATCATCAGCTCAGATGGCTTCCTAGGTCAGGCATGCAGTAGGCTAATGATGCActtcaaaatatgaaaacaatacTATGAATAATTCTGACTCCCATATAGAGTTGGCTAGGTATCATCTTGGATTAGGAATCATTGTCTAAAAGAGAATGAagtttcagctttttaaaaattaaactataattGCCTAACATCAGCTTCCATTTTCTGCACGAAATCCATATGTGCCCTATTCCCTctcaaattacacacacacacacacacacacacaaacacacacaaacggttaaataaataaagacagtcTGCTAAGTTCTTTTAGTGCTTGTTCCACATATGTGATTCTTGTGCTGACAACCTGATATCAGATAGCCAATGAGGAAGTTCGCTCCTGTTGTTGAATATTGCTTTACTATGTAAAGGTgtggtacatttgtttatgctgcatttgtttaactatgtaaaaaagTGTTGCATTGGTTTTACCTTGCCTGtataaggcacctgattggtctagtaaaaaactgaatggtcaatagctaggcagtagaggggtAGGTGGGACTGGTGGGCAGACAGAATAagcaggaggaggaatctaggctccaggagaatgagggagaaagagagggacatgcccAGTCCAGCCAGTCAGGCATCTACCAACCAAACAgatagagaggaagcagaaagtagGACTTACagaatttaagaaatttaaaaagccccaaggcaaaatgtagatgaagaaaaaTGGTTAAACTAAGtaataagagctagtgggagaaGGTCAAGAATTCAtgaataataataagtctccatgttatggtttgggggctggcagtccaATAAAGCCTGCTACACATACCTGGCTTGCTCTTACTAAAGTTTAAATAAGATTCAAATATTTAAGCTTTGGGACAATTGGTGCCCAGTACACAGAAAAGCATATTAGTAGGTAATCAGCAATAAATAGACTTCATGTACAGTGACTGTAATAAATACTGATCTAATTTACAATGACAaaattgggttttttttgtatgAACAATGCACAACTAAGACTTGGGACTGAAATACAGTTTAATAATCACTGCAAACAAATGCCACTACAATGTTTCTACCTCCTCATTCATCACCCATTCTTGTCCCAGCCGCGAATCTCCTGCCCTTTTGAGTATAACACTACCCACATTTTAGTACTGAACTATTAGGTTTGATTTCTCAGAGAGTATCTCTACTCATGGTGTTAAAGATGGCAACAAAATGAATATCTCCATTTTAGTGAATTGTAAATTATCAAAATTAAGTAACTTCccaaatatactaaaccatatttatTCTAACTTAAAATTAGGTTTATTCAAAGTTCAAATCATGTTTAAACAActcttcaattttaaaatactttaaattataGCTTTAAGGTAGCGTTGCTAGCTAACTGACTATGTAGCTATATGTACAATTGATTTATAGATTTTCTTGTAGCCAACTTATATACTTATCCATTATCCTCAAACCTGAATGTAAATACATTGGTGCTGCGACAAATGATATGGCTCCATGAATTGCATCCtctatgtgttcatgtgtaacTGGAACTCCTGCATTTCTCAGTCGGGTGACGTAAATAAATCCATCATCTCTTAGGATGTCATGTTCACAAGTGATGACATAAGTTAACGGCAACTTCTGTAACTGGGAGTCACTGACTAACAAAGGTGACAGTCTTCTATCCAAAAGTACTGGAAAGAAAGTACTCAGCTTCCCAAGAACAGGCTCCCTATAAACATGGTTCTTCTTGTACTTCTCAGGAAGGAAGCGACTCCAGTTCACAAACTTGAAAAAGTCCCTCGATCCTTCTGGCATGTGCTCATTTCTCAGCACTGCATCTATcgcttccttctcttctgtgaaaTATAGTATTGACAACCTAATTGCTAACTTCCTTGACAAAAAGGGACCATTTTCATACTCTCGATAAGATGGCATCCAGGTATCAACTGCCTGTAGTCCAGGGTATATCAAGGCTTGTGCCttaattttgtttctgtattctgGATCATCCtgtagctgtaaacaaaacataTGATGAGTGTTAATGAGTCAATAGCTTTAACAAAAAAGAATTGGTAACTTTATTTTAATGTCCTAaggtaaataaatttattaaactgAAACAGTATCTGAGGATTACTCTCATAAAATTTACTCATGGTTTGAAAAATGAGACTCTCATTCCACCTTCTTCATACTTGGCAGCCAAACAAGACCATGAGCTGGAGAATTCTACTAGAGATGGCAGAACGgttatgtttaaaaatacttttagttTTTGGTGACAAGTtgttttttatctatctatcacatACTGTCCTCCTGTATTAGCCTCCCATGTGGTTTTAACCTAGGCATGTGACATCATGCCCAGCTGGCTTATGTTGACATACAGGAATCTACAATAGCAGAAACAATGAATATTGTAAAACAGCATGTCGAAAACTCATTCAGATGGAGCATGAACATTTGTTGTTACACGTTGAAAACAATTCTATCATATGCCTTACCTTTAGCTGCTAGTATTATACTAtgacagaaaacacaaagaataatttacaaaagtcagaagagaagaagaaagtaaTGGACTGTTTCATGTGTAATCTGTCTCTACTGGAAATGGGAAGAGTCCTGAGTTTGCAGTCATAAGAtcctttcctttcatttcctaGTTATCACGCTGAAGGAGAGACCTTGCAGTGGTCCCTGCAGCACGTATGCTTCTATAGCCAAGTGCCGCATCCCCAACTGTGTCTGCAGCCCTCCACAGGAAGTTCAGGATGTGCTGAGTGCAAGGTCATGTCCTCATCAGAAAGTGAATTTATATGAAATGAGAGGGCTAGTTGAAATCTCAACAGCACATCACAAGGAAAGTATCTGACCAACTTCAAAATGAACAACACACCATAGGTACAAAGTGCTTATCCCAGtggtggtagcacaagcctttacccccagcacttgggaggaagagatgggtggatctctgtgagttcaaggccaacctggtctacaaagcaagttccaggacaagttccaaagctacacagaaatgcTGTTTCGAAAAgccaagaagaaggaggaggaggaggaggaggaggaggaggaggaggaggaggaggaggaggaggaggaggaagaagaagaagaagaagaagaagaagaagaagaagaagaagaagaagaagaagaagaagaagaagaagaagaagaagaagaagaagaagaaagaagtccTGCAAGCTGCAAgttcaggaagaaaaggaaaaaagttttcCAGCTCTCCTTCCCAGTGGCTTTAGGCTGGTAATTTTCCAAATAAAAGGCAGTGTCTCAAGAGTTGAGAGAATAAGCAGCAGTGAACACAACAGTAAAACTGAGACTGAGCCAAATAGCTCTTCCACATATAAACAGGCATAGTCTCCAGTTGAGTTAATGCCTGCAGGTGATCTTCCATATAAAAACATGAATAGTCCTCAGCTGAGTCAACACTTATGGTTGGTGCTTGAAGCAGGGAGATTATACTGCAGTATAAACTTTCTATTGTTCATCAAGGTATAGGAGAAACTTATTAATTAAGTGAAatctggatagatggctcagtttATAAAATCTTTGCTAGAACAAGTCTATGGACGGCAACACAAAATGAGACCTGGGCATAATGTCAGTCTAGTGCTAGGGTGAAGAAAGATATATCTCCTGACCTCACTGGCCATTTAATCTGATAGATAATTTTGGTAAGGTCCAGGGACAATGAAAATACTTGTGTGAAAAAGTCTGAttttcaaggccaaactggtTTGCTGGAAAGTTCCAGGCTCACAAacattacacagtgagactctattttggaaagaaagaaagaaaaagatggaaagtAAATGAGGGAACTGCTGACTTCCACATGCTtaccacacatatgtacacacaagggcaaacatacacacacaaactcacatgaACATGGatccacacagaaacaaaaaaagacaagaaaaaaatgaattaaatttaattaagaaattaagagAGAGTAGTGGCTTTCTCGGGAATACTTCAAGATCCACAGACtttaaatcaaaagaaacaaagacacaccAGTGTATTTATGggttagaaaatagaaaagagcCAAGGTAGAGACAAGTGTCGAAAAATTGCAGGTATCTCTAACACTATCCTGAGCCACACAGTTACTTCTTCCAATGCAAAGATATGGGGATCTTTGTCCTTATCTCTAATTCCTTCTTAAAACTACTGTTCCTTATTATTATAAACCCCAAAATAGTGGCTCCTAGTGCACTAAAACACTCCCAGAATATCCAGTAGCTCTGGAGAACAGGCTTCAGGGTCCTTCTTAAGTGAGAGAAGAGTACCGgaagacatctcactgcctggtcTTATCAGCTCTGTGGAGTAACAACAAAAGTTGTTAATCAGAGCAGTAACAACAAAAGTTTCATACATTGATAAGCCAGAGGGACCGTGGGCTCTGCCTTGGTCAAAGGGGTCCAGATGGGGGACATCTTAGGAAAACCATTCCCTTTTCCAACCTTTCACATCTcacagcagcatttataaacaaatatcttttggcTGCctttgctccttcttcagcattcaaacaattcaaagagaacataataacatacagtatccagactctctgtttatttttcaactttacaAGGCTTTagtttaacctctatttcttttatttttatttttaattgttggctttttgagacagggtttctctgtgtatttctgcctgtcctagaactccctctgtagaccagggtgtccttgaactcacaggtgcctctgcctccctaagtgttgggattaaaggagtgccaCCACActgtgaattcacagaggtctgcccgctggtcttccaagtgttgggattaaaggtgtgtgccaccacacccaacttctctctctctctctctctctctctctctctctctctctctctcggactttcccctttttcttttctctcccaagcctgcatacatttttaacatactgtaaaatatttagaggttttcttcatctttgaatctctctttactgtgtatctctctttttctcaccatgtgagtctttaattttctaagcaaTATGGACAGCATTAAAGCCATgcctttgacagctggatccagttcattccttagctttctgttgCCACAACtttatggtgtttcaaggtccctgccaccaaactgcagcagtctgctcacaaaccacactcaaatgctctgcagccagacctcctgcctgaaagagtcagagtttatgctggcaggatggcccagaaaaccagcattttaaaatggcacagcctTTTTCCTGCTTTGGCTAAAAACCAAAAGGGCATACAGTCAGCTtctcatcaacaccatttaaatgtttcatggcagggctttttaaaagagctgcaaggttttacagctaaagctgaatcaggaagcctctcttaaatgagacacatttgtgtctagcaaacagagcccacctgagaaaatgctgctatcaataagctgtacttaactctattcttttttgtctagaattacttcccaagctctctcaggctttatgtggatgcagttgtccacgtcACACTCAtgctttcgggggggggggtcactcTTACCCCAGAGTCAATGTGGTGTTAAATTTTGTATAAACATGGAGACCCTCTCTCCCACTGCCCTTGCCCTAGAATCTCAGAAGGAAAACCACTGCAGTTAGATTGCtatcctctgtctcctcagttaGAATAGTCAGCTCATGCAAAGAGGTGGATAGTAACCACTGTGTCATAAATGGTTTAGCAGAGACTCCTCATGCCTCCCACAGTGACTGACAACGAAGGATATACAGGCTGAcagcaggccaggagagggcctGCTGGTAGGCAGTAGCAGAGCAGGTCTGAGCAAACCAGAACCAGCATAGAATCATTTCTGTGGTAACATAGAGCAACGAAAGGAAACACGGAGGATAGAGGGAAAGAGAGATTAATCTAGAAGATCCCATTATCCTTAATTGTTGCTGGTGTGCAACAACACATTTTGTCACATATATTAATACTAATAGTCATACGTCCTCCCCTATACTGCCTGCTAATCTAGGATCCAATGTCTTCACCTACCTTATTTCAAGACTTAAGTAAAATTTAATCTTCTTCAGTTGCATGGAATATAAAATGTCCAATTAAAATGATCCTATACCAGTCACAACCATTGGGGTTGTTAGTCTGCTAACAATTTTTATGGGTATTCCAGTATATTTTTAATCTTATCCATAAGCGTGCAcctatatgtttatgtatgctaACACCCAAGCAAGAAAATCACTCCTAAACTCACATAGCATTCAATACACCTCAATTCCAATGTGTCAAATGTTCAATTTCCATCTTATATTAAAGACTACATATAGTACTATGATTTGAAAATATATGCAgtattggactggagagatggctcagtcaccatcactgactgctcttccagaggacctggtttctattctcagcagccacatggcatctcacaactgtgaCAACTCCAGACAGGAGAGTCAGTGCCCATTTATGGCCTCTGAAGGTACTACATGGAAGTATGAATCAATTAACActtttttaagtttcttctgCTCGGCTGAGGTGATCATAGAATCAGAAAAACAGTATCTGAAAAGACGTAGCAGCTTTTGACATGTGTGCCTTGTGGCTAATATAGAAGGTGTGGTTAAGTTAAGCGTACTCATCCTGGTGCCACACAaactcactggaggaagtcaggcattcagggaaggagaaagcagTTATTGAGGCACATGAAATCCAGAATGAACACTGCCTCCTGGAAAATGAGCATAGATAGGCAAGCATTTCTCTCCCTGTCTACAAACTGATTGAAAGTAAATGATTCAATAAGCTGAGAATATTATTCCTTTGAAAACAACTTAAACTGATTTGCAAAGGTCAAAAAAAAGATGAGATGCCATAACTCATAATTCTACCCTTGTGTGGACAAGTTGAAGTTGTTGAATTAATACTTGCTTCTTAATTCAGGATACAAAAAATTGAGTCACATTCAACAACATGCCTCCTCATTCTGAAACTCATAAAGAATTACAATTAAGACACATTAAACTAGTGGACTTGAAGATTCATATAAAAGATTCACAATACTCTACCCTAGTGAAATGATCCATTTTTAATTCAacttttttgattttataatataattataccatttctttcttccccttatCCCTTTCAAATCATCCCTTATACTATGCCTTGCTCTGTTTCAATTCACGGCCTACTTTTTCGTCTTTAATccctaatattttatattagttttCAGTCACATGGTTTAGAAAAGTCATAACATTTTTTGTTTACTGTTGgtttattagaaattattttgtgtgGCATGAGCAGCCAAAGGTTTGTTGAAAGTTTTGCTTGCAGAAAGACCTCAGGCTTTCTTGAAAGTCCAGAtaccataatttaaaataagttcTCTTATATCAACTTCTATGCAACTGAAATTAGTAGAACAGTAGATGATGCAAATCAGCAGAGAAGCTGACATGTATGTTTCACCCATGTTGTTATGTAAAACTCACAATAGCAATGCCATTTCCGTACAATATTTAATTCTATTCCATTTCACACTTGGCATTATTCCCAATGCTTTTAAAATCCACTCTTCTGAGTCCATGATGTAGATCTAAATGTGGGATGCTAAAAGCTGGAGGTCCTATGGATGCAACAACCTCAGCTCCCAATGAAACCAGAACTTACTTCAAATGAAGAAGCAGCAGCAAGTAACCTATCACAGCCTCTCTTCCTTATGCGACCTCTCTAACTCAACCCAACCACTTACAGTGCAAATGAAGACAATGAGAAAATGGGCCAACCATAGTTCTTTTACAACCTATCCTTCCTTATTCAACAGGAAGCTAAAAGTATAGATGTTGTTGGAATGTGGGCATCCATCATGTAATAGCAATACCATAATAGTTGTAATAGTGACCTAATTTATATTCCATTTCACTCCTCTTCTAAGAACAAAATACATATCCAAGAGCAAGTCATAAACACTGGTGTTTCTGCATGTAAGATGAAGTACTTTAATTGTTGTGTTTATGGCCACTGTGGTGTTGGGGATGTGTATTGACAGTTAAGGTGCTTGCCTCACAAATCTTTAGAACCCGAGTTTGGTTCTCTAGTTACCTGACAACCAGGCATGACTGAAGTCTGCAGTTCCAGGCTGGGAAAGCAGAAACGGCATCATCAAAGGAAGATGGCTAGGAAGAACAGCTATAACAGTGAGACCTGAATTTTACTGGAAGACCCTTCCTCAACAAATAAGGTCAATGCACAACAGAAGATGATTTTTAACATCAATCTGCCTCCACGTGCATATGGGAATACACAAGAAAAATCGTGTGAAACATCTTAcaccacagtctctctctctctctctctctctctctctctctctctgtcacacacacacacacacacacacacattcacacattttTAAAGGCCATTATATATAATGTAAGCATAAATTGACATTTTATAATGTCTGTTCAGGACTCTTTGGGATGCTGAAAATCCCTGTGTGTTGTGCAGATGACTGTTTCTCTGACTCACCTCTACCTTCCCCTTGACTACTCTACTTCTCACAAGGATCTCATAATACACCTCGAGTTCCTTGAAGCAGTACACAAAGCTGTGTTACATTAAAAAATAGCAATACCCAATATCTAGTCTATCAGAGCAGATCAGCTTGTGTTTGAAAGAATAagtttagagcctgtcctgtgTTAGTTTTAGTTTTGGCTTCATAGCATACAAATGCTATACATTGGGCTACATACCCAGTCCTGTCAAGCCTTGGCTTGCTGGTCTTTAAAATGGGGATTATATCAGTAAacataatgtatatttttatttaattcaaacttttatttttgagtatttCATTTGTACACCTTACcccttccaactcctcccatgcccCCCTTTCACTGCATGGGATTTATAAtctcttcttctttaattatgtTATCTTTCCAAAAGATAGAAACAATCAGATCCATTTCATTCTTGTTGGGTAGGGCACAAGTAAGATTACATAAAGGTTAGAAAGGGAAGAAGtatgataatattaaaataaaaatgtaa
Proteins encoded in this region:
- the LOC130866083 gene encoding arylacetamide deacetylase-like 2; translation: MGNKMLFFGLSCILLAYYTYMPIPENLEEPWKVRFIDILTKITTLMATLLEYTGLMKFEDLFFIITKTQYIGPISDENLTVIDTDFSNIPVRLYLPKRKSERQRPAVIYIHGGAFATGSFKMLPYDFVNRMTASRLDAVVVAPDYRLAPQDQFPAALEDCIVVVKFFLQDKVLEKYGVDPAHICIAGDSSGGALAGSVTQLLQDDPEYRNKIKAQALIYPGLQAVDTWMPSYREYENGPFLSRKLAIRLSILYFTEEKEAIDAVLRNEHMPEGSRDFFKFVNWSRFLPEKYKKNHVYREPVLGKLSTFFPVLLDRRLSPLLVSDSQLQKLPLTYVITCEHDILRDDGFIYVTRLRNAGVPVTHEHIEDAIHGAISFVAAPMYLHSGLRIMDKYISWLQENL